One Salvia splendens isolate huo1 chromosome 12, SspV2, whole genome shotgun sequence genomic window carries:
- the LOC121757532 gene encoding uncharacterized protein LOC121757532 yields the protein MSQIAQALSSQHKPGQFPRQPIVNPKDCKTIHLRSGKSYEGPSMPETPPKPVAEPNTSPMEEAEVETKNDELETSPPAVHPPEVNTLVKPTEVRVPFPHVLQKKKKDDLFSKFWEIFKKVHINIPLIEALQQMPGYVKFLKETVSKKKKWGQYETVNLTKNCSAILQRKLPAKMNDPESFTIE from the coding sequence ATGAGTCAGATTGCTCAAGCGTTGAGCAGCCAGCATAAGCCAGGGCAATTCCCAAGGCAGCCAATTGTAAATCCTAAGGATTGCAAGACAATTCACTTGAGGAGTGGGAAGAGTTATGAGGGTCCTTCTATGCCAGAGACCCCACCAAAGCCTGTAGCTGAGCCAAACACTTCACCAATGGAAGAAGCAGAAGTTGAGACAAAAAATGATGAACTTGAAACATCACCTCCTGCAGTTCACCCTCCTGAGGTGAACACACTAGTCAAGCCAACAGAGGTCAGAGTACCATTTCCCCATGTGctgcaaaagaagaagaaagatgatTTGTTCTCCAAATTCTGGGAGATCTTCAAGAAGGTACATATTAACATTCCGCTGATTGAGGCACTACAGCAAATGCCTGGATATGTTAAATTTCTTAAGGAGACTGTCTCCAAAAAGAAGAAGTGGGGGCAATATGAAACCGTTAACTTGACGAAAAACTGTAGTGCAATTTTGCAAAGGAAGCTTCCTGCCAAGATGAACGATCCGGAGAGCTTTACTATTGAATGA